In a single window of the Tigriopus californicus strain San Diego chromosome 2, Tcal_SD_v2.1, whole genome shotgun sequence genome:
- the LOC131892710 gene encoding putative defense protein 1 — protein sequence MILSAIPKGLVLALSFFGFTRAYPSGAPVIACQNGIPQHGLAQPQSGRAPYEILVDENGHNHMVEIALRGLNREVFRGFLLRVVSVASGKVLGSLELDPSQSLKGQIIDCASTEDAATHINRSDKDEVKLIWNAPQGFDGQVKVVSTVVQNHQNFWTNVESAPFNVGHSGANDNSNSQVALWPSLSLTCVASAIGHYLF from the coding sequence ATGATCCTCTCCGCCATTCCTAAAGGTCTCGTCCTCGCACTGAGCTTTTTCGGGTTCACACGAGCTTACCCGAGCGGAGCCCCGGTCATTGCTTGTCAAAACGGAATTCCTCAGCACGGCCTAGCCCAACCGCAAAGCGGGCGAGCTCCCTATGAAATCTTAGTGGATGAGAATGGACATAACCATATGGTTGAAATCGCCTTGAGAGGCTTGAACCGTGAGGTCTTTCGAGGGTTTTTACTCCGGGTGGTGTCCGTGGCCAGTGGTAAAGTTTTGGGATCCCTGGAGTTGGACCCATCTCAATCGTTGAAAGGTCAAATCATTGATTGTGCCTCCACGGAAGATGCTGCCACTCACATTAATCGGAGCGACAAAGATGAGGTGAAGCTGATTTGGAATGCACCTCAAGGGTTTGACGGCCAGGTCAAGGTTGTTTCCACTGTCGtgcaaaatcatcaaaattttTGGACCAACGTGGAAAGTGCCCCATTCAACGTGGGCCATTCTGGCGCCAATGACAACTCCAATTCTCAAGTGgctctttggccttctttgtCATTGACTTGTGTGGCGTCAGCCATTGGGCATTATCTTTTCTAA